From Fibrobacter sp. UWP2, one genomic window encodes:
- a CDS encoding phage terminase large subunit family protein, with translation MSEQLTEPTAVAQKFENTLPYTGNVDFCLGGLIQGLTPPKDQTISQWAAENRLLAGEASASKGKWTNERTPYLVEIMDMLSPQSPCSDVAFMKGSQVGGTECMINTALYYMLQSPCPIGLYQTTDDAAADFERQRLAPTFAAMKMDQYFTGDTAGCKEYPGGIFFLGSGGSASQLRSKPLQVVLCDEISGWPLDCNGEGDPCDLVKRRTTNFPRRKRFWNSTPTIKGKCRITKKFEAGDQRYYNVPCPHCGELHVWEFKHLVWDKDANGNHLPYTVRMKCPHCNGEYQEWRKTELMAQGQWVPTNPNGAYPSYHLSAFYSPLGWYSWEEAVIEFLEAKGDPQKLKVWTNNVEGRAWDEENQVRHDFSELFLRRENYGCEVPDGAVLLTAGVDTQDDRLEVEIVGWGRGLESWSIDYMIIPGDPDQDDVWKTLDDILINSSYSKADGTPLYVASALVDSGGHKTVAVYKYCAKREWRRIYASIGARGPNRPVISRPGSTKKSSAENAKLITVGTDTIKDWFFNVLSFDKPGPGYCHFPLKDIYDQEHFKQLAESEVKKSHMSRGFLTHSYEKIYDRNEPLDCRVYARAAINLVGIDVDKLADSGKSYTRNPAKKQPIRRGFVVNQGVKL, from the coding sequence ATGTCTGAACAGCTGACAGAACCGACTGCCGTTGCGCAGAAATTCGAAAACACGCTGCCTTATACAGGCAACGTGGATTTCTGCCTTGGCGGGTTGATTCAGGGGCTCACGCCGCCCAAAGATCAGACGATTAGCCAGTGGGCTGCAGAAAACCGACTCTTGGCGGGCGAGGCGTCCGCTTCGAAGGGCAAGTGGACCAATGAGCGCACGCCTTACCTGGTCGAAATCATGGATATGCTCAGCCCGCAGAGTCCATGCAGCGACGTCGCCTTTATGAAAGGCTCACAGGTCGGCGGAACGGAGTGCATGATCAACACTGCGCTCTACTACATGCTGCAGAGCCCGTGCCCGATTGGCCTTTACCAGACCACCGACGACGCGGCCGCAGATTTCGAACGCCAGCGCCTTGCACCGACATTTGCGGCAATGAAGATGGACCAGTATTTCACGGGCGACACTGCCGGCTGCAAGGAGTATCCGGGCGGCATCTTCTTCCTCGGTTCGGGCGGTTCGGCATCGCAGCTGCGCTCAAAGCCCCTGCAGGTGGTACTCTGTGACGAAATCTCGGGTTGGCCGCTGGACTGCAACGGCGAAGGCGACCCGTGCGATCTTGTAAAGAGGCGCACTACGAACTTTCCGCGCCGCAAGCGCTTCTGGAACTCGACGCCGACCATCAAGGGCAAGTGCCGCATTACAAAGAAGTTCGAGGCGGGTGACCAGCGATACTACAACGTGCCGTGCCCGCACTGTGGCGAGTTGCACGTGTGGGAATTCAAGCACCTGGTCTGGGACAAGGACGCGAACGGCAACCACTTGCCATATACTGTGCGCATGAAGTGTCCGCACTGCAATGGCGAATACCAGGAATGGCGAAAGACAGAACTGATGGCGCAGGGGCAGTGGGTGCCCACTAACCCGAATGGAGCTTACCCGAGCTACCATTTGAGCGCGTTCTATAGCCCGCTCGGGTGGTATTCTTGGGAAGAAGCCGTGATTGAATTCCTGGAAGCCAAGGGCGACCCTCAAAAACTTAAGGTATGGACAAACAACGTGGAAGGCCGCGCCTGGGATGAAGAAAACCAGGTCCGCCACGATTTTTCGGAACTCTTCCTGCGTCGCGAGAATTACGGTTGCGAGGTCCCTGACGGTGCGGTGCTCTTGACTGCCGGCGTGGATACGCAGGACGACCGCCTTGAAGTGGAGATTGTCGGCTGGGGCCGTGGGTTAGAAAGCTGGAGCATCGACTATATGATTATTCCGGGAGACCCGGACCAGGATGACGTGTGGAAAACTCTCGATGACATCCTGATTAACTCTAGTTACTCCAAGGCCGATGGCACTCCGCTCTATGTGGCCTCGGCGCTTGTGGACTCGGGTGGCCATAAGACGGTCGCCGTTTACAAGTATTGCGCTAAGCGTGAGTGGCGGCGCATTTACGCGAGCATCGGTGCGCGTGGACCTAATCGTCCGGTTATCAGTCGCCCTGGTTCGACGAAAAAATCCTCTGCAGAGAATGCGAAGTTGATTACCGTGGGCACCGATACCATTAAGGATTGGTTCTTCAACGTTCTTTCTTTCGACAAGCCTGGTCCAGGATATTGTCATTTCCCGCTCAAGGATATTTATGACCAGGAACATTTCAAGCAGCTTGCCGAGTCTGAAGTGAAAAAGTCACACATGAGTCGCGGATTCTTGACACATTCCTACG